In Chloroflexota bacterium, a genomic segment contains:
- a CDS encoding glycosyltransferase family 39 protein: MKNRTSAVLFAITLVYFATQLLTFRLGIIPADEGFAAITPLRLLQGERPYLDFWWLYGPTGLFLNAGLYRIFGVSLLTLRLAGVVAGYAALLLCWRLARRLTTPVGAGIAATLALALYRLPTYNYNHMYAAVVGLLALEAACKACETRRVAWWAASGALIGLLCSFKFNVGVQAGAAVALFLLVARAEAGRRAWRAGLWFFGAGFAVLAAQNLALLAWLGWDALPAIYGPQFAVAGEKMTSWALWRNLAAAVPRTLSREGLRQAYYLALFALPVVIAPVAWLAARGVGPAARNALRLLALYSPAVYVQAFIVGDPTGSTGDNAALLITALLLLACLLYRWATTRRRAPARTLAWGVVAVALLAVYGGALVRYATPGKFDCALTLERARGVRVSQAYATNLEDAVRFVQSHVPESEGIGAVPWAGDLLAFLSGRRLAVRTSDEFLGAPVAGRPEWVILTNAPDPQADYALLLAALDADYRLAAQFGDFAPVDDAERRTNPRWEDRLAYRVYRKMAREAP; this comes from the coding sequence ATGAAAAACCGCACGTCTGCCGTTCTGTTTGCGATCACGCTCGTGTACTTCGCCACGCAACTCCTGACCTTCCGACTGGGCATCATCCCGGCGGACGAGGGGTTCGCGGCGATTACGCCGCTGCGCCTGCTCCAGGGCGAACGGCCCTATCTGGACTTCTGGTGGCTGTACGGCCCGACGGGGCTATTCCTCAACGCGGGCCTGTATCGGATCTTCGGGGTGAGTCTCCTCACGTTGCGGCTGGCGGGGGTGGTGGCGGGGTACGCGGCGCTGCTCCTGTGCTGGCGACTGGCGCGACGACTGACAACGCCGGTCGGGGCGGGCATCGCCGCCACCCTGGCGCTAGCCCTGTACCGCCTGCCCACCTACAACTACAATCACATGTACGCGGCTGTGGTGGGCCTGCTGGCGCTGGAGGCCGCCTGCAAAGCATGCGAGACGCGGCGCGTGGCTTGGTGGGCCGCCAGCGGCGCGCTCATCGGCCTGCTGTGCTCGTTCAAGTTCAACGTTGGGGTGCAGGCGGGGGCGGCCGTGGCGCTGTTTCTGCTCGTGGCTCGCGCCGAGGCGGGGCGACGGGCTTGGCGCGCGGGCCTGTGGTTCTTCGGCGCGGGATTCGCGGTGCTGGCGGCGCAGAACCTTGCGCTGCTGGCGTGGCTCGGATGGGACGCTCTGCCGGCCATCTATGGCCCGCAGTTCGCCGTGGCGGGCGAGAAGATGACCTCCTGGGCGTTGTGGCGCAATCTCGCGGCGGCAGTGCCCCGCACGCTGTCGCGGGAGGGGCTGCGGCAGGCGTACTACCTGGCGCTGTTCGCGCTGCCTGTGGTCATCGCGCCCGTGGCGTGGCTTGCGGCGCGGGGAGTCGGGCCTGCTGCGCGGAACGCCCTGCGGCTGCTGGCGTTGTACTCGCCTGCGGTGTACGTGCAGGCGTTTATCGTCGGCGACCCCACCGGCTCCACGGGCGACAACGCGGCGCTGCTCATCACGGCCTTGCTGTTGCTGGCCTGCCTGCTGTACCGCTGGGCGACGACGAGGCGGCGCGCTCCGGCCCGCACCCTGGCATGGGGCGTCGTCGCGGTGGCGTTGCTGGCGGTCTACGGCGGCGCGCTGGTGCGCTACGCGACGCCGGGCAAGTTTGACTGCGCGCTGACGCTGGAGCGGGCGCGGGGAGTCCGCGTGAGCCAGGCATATGCCACGAATCTGGAGGACGCGGTGCGGTTCGTTCAGTCGCACGTTCCCGAAAGCGAAGGCATCGGGGCGGTGCCCTGGGCGGGCGATTTGCTCGCGTTTCTGTCGGGGCGGCGACTGGCGGTTCGCACGAGCGACGAGTTCCTGGGCGCGCCTGTGGCTGGGCGCCCCGAATGGGTGATCCTCACCAACGCCCCCGACCCGCAGGCCGACTACGCCCTGTTGCTGGCGGCTCTGGACGCCGACTACCGACTCGCGGCGCAGTTTGGCGATTTTGCGCCCGTGGACGATGCGGAGCGGCGCACCAACCCTAGGTGGGAAGACCGCCTGGCGTATCGGGTGTACAGGAAGATGGCCCGGGAAGCGCCGTAG
- a CDS encoding cation transporter: MGRRFVIALGITSLILVAEVVGGILSNSLALLSDAGHVFLDAFALALSYAALRIAELPADEHHTFGFHRAKVLAALANSLLLFAMVFFIAREAWERWLNPRAVNSGLMLGVAAVGLVANLLVARVLHAHDKDDLNTRSAFWHVLGDALASVGVIAGAILIALTGWYVVDPILSVLISLLILGGAWRIFRESVHILVEGSPAGISARAVAAAIGAVPGVRNVHDLHIWSVGPGYTSLSAHVVLEDQALAATQTVMDAIKQRLQSEFAIEHTTVQFECNHCGQCVDAFEGGVCYPATAPANDRQP; encoded by the coding sequence TTGGGAAGGCGATTTGTTATCGCCCTGGGCATCACGTCGCTGATCCTCGTCGCCGAGGTCGTCGGCGGGATTCTGTCCAACAGCCTGGCGCTGCTCTCGGACGCGGGGCATGTGTTCCTGGACGCGTTCGCGCTCGCGTTGAGTTATGCGGCGTTGCGTATCGCCGAGTTGCCCGCCGACGAGCATCACACCTTCGGCTTTCACCGCGCCAAGGTGCTGGCGGCGCTGGCCAATAGTTTGTTGCTCTTCGCGATGGTCTTCTTCATCGCGCGCGAGGCGTGGGAGCGCTGGCTCAACCCGCGGGCGGTGAATTCGGGGCTGATGCTGGGCGTGGCGGCGGTCGGCCTGGTGGCCAACTTGCTCGTGGCGCGCGTGCTCCACGCTCATGACAAGGACGACCTGAACACGCGCAGTGCCTTCTGGCACGTGCTGGGCGACGCGCTCGCTTCGGTGGGCGTCATCGCGGGCGCCATCCTCATCGCCCTCACCGGTTGGTACGTGGTGGACCCTATCCTCAGCGTGCTTATCTCGCTGCTCATCCTGGGCGGAGCGTGGCGCATCTTCCGCGAGTCGGTGCATATCCTGGTGGAGGGCAGCCCCGCGGGGATCAGCGCGCGGGCGGTCGCGGCGGCCATCGGGGCCGTGCCCGGCGTGCGCAACGTCCACGACCTGCACATCTGGAGCGTGGGGCCGGGGTACACGTCCCTCAGCGCCCACGTGGTGCTGGAGGATCAGGCGCTGGCGGCGACCCAGACGGTGATGGATGCCATCAAGCAGCGCCTGCAGAGCGAATTCGCCATTGAGCATACCACCGTGCAGTTTGAGTGCAACCATTGTGGCCAGTGCGTGGACGCATTTGAAGGGGGCGTCTGTTATCCGGCGACGGCCCCTGCCAATGACAGGCAACCCTAG
- a CDS encoding CoA-binding protein — translation METELEALIREFTGLRVWAVVGASTNPAKYGHRIFRDLRAAGYRVYGVNPGGGEIDGEALYPSLAALPEKPQVVDLVVPPQVTEQVVQECAALGLTRVWMQPGSESEAAIRYCQEHGIRVVHDACAMVRKRVWED, via the coding sequence ATGGAGACCGAACTGGAGGCGTTGATTCGGGAGTTCACCGGCCTGCGCGTGTGGGCGGTCGTGGGGGCATCCACGAACCCCGCGAAATACGGCCATCGGATCTTTCGCGACTTGCGCGCGGCGGGCTACAGGGTATACGGGGTGAACCCGGGCGGCGGCGAGATTGACGGCGAGGCGCTGTATCCCAGCCTGGCCGCGCTGCCCGAAAAGCCCCAGGTTGTGGACCTCGTCGTGCCGCCGCAGGTTACCGAGCAGGTGGTGCAAGAGTGCGCAGCCCTGGGGTTGACGCGCGTCTGGATGCAGCCCGGGTCCGAGTCCGAGGCCGCCATCCGCTACTGCCAGGAGCACGGGATACGGGTTGTCCACGACGCCTGCGCCATGGTGCGCAAGCGCGTGTGGGAGGACTGA